One Magnetospirillum sp. 15-1 DNA segment encodes these proteins:
- a CDS encoding nucleotidyltransferase family protein produces MTHAMDRADLLAPMAPEFRLLCLAARAAGPEEFAATCAKVGDWGAVWSGALFHRLVAPLEATIGRAAPGVVPKGLVQDLQRQVIVESLQCRKLAAELTVLVQRFEAAAIPVLVLKGIALSIHLYGAPASRGLGDIDLLVAPAELKRADRVLRQAGYRRKGAAFIEYPAGPRHARIKDICYVHGDTKVVVELHQRLTENPHLLPWAHEDLWRQREFVEVEGTAVPVMPAHLLPVYLAVHGAGHCWERLRWLADLADLLRPGRQAKQALATAREMGLARPFGDALALCHHWLGLPVDASLLPAPGTLSPFIRRFFAGNRWNHSPRPGDLEWLRRQSLWGRLHRLSLRTEWRYQAWELVATLIWPPDWEVIRLPDSLFWLYPALRPLGWILRRRHRP; encoded by the coding sequence GTGACCCACGCCATGGATCGCGCCGACCTGCTCGCCCCCATGGCCCCCGAATTCCGGCTGCTGTGCCTGGCGGCGAGGGCAGCGGGACCAGAGGAATTCGCCGCCACCTGCGCCAAGGTCGGGGATTGGGGCGCGGTGTGGTCGGGAGCGCTGTTTCATCGGCTTGTCGCCCCGCTTGAAGCCACCATCGGCCGGGCGGCCCCCGGCGTGGTTCCCAAAGGATTGGTGCAGGACCTCCAGCGGCAGGTGATCGTCGAGAGCCTGCAATGCCGCAAGCTGGCCGCCGAGCTGACCGTGCTGGTCCAGCGGTTCGAGGCCGCCGCAATCCCGGTCCTGGTCCTCAAGGGCATCGCCCTGTCCATCCATCTCTATGGAGCGCCGGCCAGCCGCGGGCTCGGCGACATCGATCTCCTGGTGGCCCCAGCCGAGTTGAAAAGGGCGGACAGGGTGCTGCGCCAGGCCGGATACCGGCGCAAGGGCGCGGCGTTCATCGAGTACCCCGCCGGTCCCCGACATGCCCGCATCAAGGACATCTGCTACGTCCATGGCGACACCAAGGTGGTCGTCGAACTGCATCAGCGCCTGACGGAAAACCCCCACCTTCTGCCTTGGGCGCATGAGGACCTCTGGCGGCAGAGGGAATTCGTGGAGGTCGAGGGCACGGCGGTCCCGGTGATGCCCGCCCACCTCCTGCCGGTCTATCTGGCCGTTCATGGCGCCGGCCACTGCTGGGAGCGCCTGCGCTGGCTTGCCGATCTGGCGGATCTTCTGCGCCCCGGCCGACAGGCGAAGCAGGCGCTCGCCACCGCCCGCGAGATGGGCCTGGCAAGGCCGTTCGGCGACGCCCTTGCCCTATGCCATCATTGGCTCGGCCTGCCGGTCGACGCATCCCTTCTGCCGGCACCAGGGACCCTGTCCCCCTTCATCCGCCGCTTCTTCGCCGGCAACCGCTGGAATCATTCCCCTCGCCCGGGTGACCTGGAATGGCTGCGGCGGCAATCCCTGTGGGGGCGCCTCCACCGTCTGTCGCTGCGGACCGAGTGGCGTTACCAGGCATGGGAGCTGGTCGCGACATTGATCTGGCCGCCCGACTGGGAGGTCATCCGCCTGCCCGATTCCCTGTTCTGGCTATACCCCGCGTTGCGGCCGCTGGGATGGATTCTGCGGCGCCGTCATCGGCCATGA
- a CDS encoding PqqD family protein, with product MTPGLPRRRDDLEVAEAAGGIVVHDAGRGRVHYLNPIAMLIYELCDGETAVGDIVRLLAEAYGPQPALEEQVERYVTLLRNEHLVI from the coding sequence GTGACGCCAGGGCTTCCGCGCAGGCGTGACGATCTGGAAGTCGCCGAGGCGGCCGGCGGCATCGTGGTGCACGATGCCGGGCGTGGCCGGGTACACTATCTCAACCCTATCGCCATGTTGATTTATGAATTGTGCGACGGCGAGACGGCGGTGGGCGATATCGTCCGCTTGCTTGCGGAGGCCTATGGCCCGCAACCGGCGCTGGAGGAGCAGGTTGAACGCTATGTCACCCTCCTGCGGAACGAACACCTCGTCATCTGA
- a CDS encoding glycosyltransferase has protein sequence MKVAIIVDWLSVIGGAERVLAEMTALYPSAHLFAVVDHLQDRAILNGCPVTTSFVQGLPGAGRHYRRYLPLMPLAVEQWNLGGYDLVLSASHAVAKGVISTPWQVHIAYIHTPMRFAWDLQDESLEQAALSRPGGWIARWLLHRLRLWDQISAQRPDHLIANSAFVADRIRKYWRREAEVIHPPVACGRFEPRASPEDFYLSVSRLVPGKQIELLVRTFAAMPDRRLVVIGDGPELKRLRRMASPNVSIMGWQPDEVVADHMARCRAFILAATEDFGIAPLEAQAAGRPVVALGRGGALESMNGLDHSRPNAVFFAEPTVASLRDGLDRFEANAARFSPHECRANAERFAPQRFRDALAQAVNKAMAAQGRRSP, from the coding sequence ATGAAGGTCGCCATCATCGTCGACTGGCTGTCGGTGATCGGTGGAGCCGAGCGGGTCCTGGCCGAGATGACGGCGCTTTATCCCTCGGCCCACCTCTTCGCCGTGGTGGATCATCTGCAGGACCGCGCCATCCTGAACGGCTGCCCGGTGACCACGAGCTTCGTGCAGGGGCTGCCGGGAGCCGGCCGCCACTACCGCCGTTATCTGCCTCTGATGCCGTTGGCGGTGGAGCAATGGAACCTCGGCGGCTACGACCTCGTTCTGTCCGCCAGCCATGCCGTCGCCAAGGGCGTCATCTCCACCCCCTGGCAGGTCCACATCGCCTACATCCACACCCCCATGCGCTTCGCCTGGGACCTGCAAGACGAGTCCCTGGAACAGGCTGCCCTCAGCCGCCCCGGAGGTTGGATCGCCCGCTGGCTGCTGCATCGGCTGCGCCTGTGGGATCAGATTTCGGCGCAACGTCCCGACCACCTGATCGCCAATTCCGCCTTCGTCGCCGACCGCATCCGCAAGTATTGGCGCCGCGAGGCCGAGGTGATCCATCCCCCGGTGGCATGCGGGCGCTTCGAGCCCAGAGCGAGCCCCGAGGATTTCTATCTCAGTGTCTCGCGTCTGGTGCCGGGCAAGCAGATCGAATTGCTGGTGCGGACCTTCGCGGCCATGCCGGACCGCCGCCTGGTGGTGATCGGCGACGGACCGGAATTGAAGCGGCTCCGCCGGATGGCGAGCCCCAACGTCAGCATCATGGGCTGGCAGCCGGACGAGGTGGTCGCCGATCACATGGCCCGCTGCCGGGCCTTCATCCTGGCCGCCACCGAGGATTTCGGCATCGCGCCGCTGGAGGCCCAGGCGGCCGGGCGGCCGGTGGTGGCCCTTGGGCGGGGCGGGGCCCTGGAAAGCATGAACGGGCTGGACCACTCACGCCCCAACGCCGTCTTCTTCGCCGAGCCGACGGTTGCCTCCCTGCGGGACGGACTGGACCGGTTCGAAGCCAACGCCGCCCGGTTTTCGCCCCATGAGTGCCGCGCCAATGCCGAGCGCTTCGCCCCGCAGCGCTTCCGTGACGCGCTGGCCCAGGCGGTGAACAAAGCCATGGCGGCCCAGGGACGGCGGTCCCCATGA
- a CDS encoding exopolysaccharide biosynthesis polyprenyl glycosylphosphotransferase has product MTPNGIRLIQGLAMVVSGTLAYLIRHATLAMPLRYGVAIAAGSLLMMGAQRLLSRFPRQSPSADLWRHAEAVASIAAILVTAAFALKVSTGFSRLWAVYWMASSWFFLAAIDAVWERYRAPRRIVVAGPAAFTEPIKARLTSGAVADMEFMPLPDLVRWLDRHETVDGLVDEIIVVGPVPDDAVRSALILALHGNPVDLRYCVDLGGLLPEGWANTPLGELTVPLAPIQPLRQRMIKRLEDLVLTLLALPVLLPVLAAIALMIRLDSPGPVLFRQRRLGLGGRAFTILKFRTMLDDASLQAEAPQARKGDDRITRLGHHLRRSGLDELPQIFNVLKGEMSLVGPRPHALPHDVQWSAAVAGYTRRFEMKPGITGLAQIKGCRGPVDLGRPIEDRLAMDMAYIASWSLALDLQIIIKTVRNRLAGDTPDL; this is encoded by the coding sequence GTGACGCCCAACGGCATCCGGCTGATCCAGGGATTAGCCATGGTGGTCAGCGGCACCCTGGCCTATCTGATCCGGCACGCCACGCTGGCCATGCCGCTACGCTATGGCGTGGCCATCGCCGCCGGATCGCTGCTGATGATGGGAGCCCAGCGGCTGCTCTCCCGCTTCCCCCGGCAGAGCCCGTCAGCTGACCTGTGGCGTCATGCCGAAGCCGTGGCGAGCATCGCCGCCATCCTGGTCACGGCCGCCTTCGCGTTGAAGGTATCGACCGGCTTTTCACGCTTGTGGGCGGTCTACTGGATGGCATCCTCGTGGTTCTTCCTGGCGGCCATCGACGCCGTCTGGGAGCGGTACAGGGCACCCCGGCGGATCGTGGTGGCGGGACCGGCCGCGTTCACCGAGCCGATCAAGGCCCGCCTCACCTCGGGTGCGGTCGCGGACATGGAATTCATGCCTCTGCCCGATCTGGTCCGGTGGCTCGACCGCCACGAAACGGTTGACGGCCTGGTCGATGAAATCATCGTGGTGGGCCCGGTGCCGGACGATGCGGTGCGGTCCGCGCTGATTCTTGCCCTCCACGGGAATCCGGTGGACTTGCGCTACTGCGTCGACCTTGGGGGCCTCCTTCCCGAGGGATGGGCCAACACCCCCCTGGGCGAGCTGACGGTGCCGCTGGCGCCAATTCAGCCCCTGAGGCAGCGCATGATCAAGCGGTTGGAGGATTTGGTGCTGACCCTCCTTGCCCTCCCCGTCCTGTTGCCCGTTTTGGCGGCAATCGCCCTGATGATTCGTCTCGACAGTCCTGGGCCGGTGCTTTTTCGCCAGCGTCGCCTGGGGCTGGGAGGGCGGGCTTTCACCATTCTCAAATTCAGGACCATGCTGGACGATGCGTCGTTGCAGGCCGAGGCGCCACAGGCCCGGAAGGGAGACGACCGCATCACCCGGTTGGGCCACCACCTCCGCCGTTCGGGCCTCGACGAGCTGCCGCAGATCTTCAATGTACTGAAGGGAGAGATGTCTCTGGTCGGCCCCCGCCCCCATGCCCTTCCCCACGACGTGCAGTGGTCGGCGGCGGTCGCGGGCTACACGAGGCGCTTTGAAATGAAGCCGGGGATCACCGGACTGGCCCAGATAAAAGGATGCCGTGGTCCTGTTGACCTTGGAAGGCCCATCGAGGATCGCTTGGCGATGGACATGGCATATATCGCATCCTGGTCCCTAGCCCTTGACCTCCAGATCATCATCAAGACGGTCCGGAATAGATTGGCTGGCGATACCCCGGACCTCTGA
- a CDS encoding TetR/AcrR family transcriptional regulator, which translates to MRDERKAVPGKPQARGIARRAAMLRAATELFLEKGFERTSLSDIVDRSKGSRSTLYEYFGNKEGLLRAMVEDTAAMMRQNVGIDSVAQGMTEAGLVELGVRFIRAVLAPDVVAVYRIVASEGRWVSGIAELFYQASVQEQKSRLSDWFRQARSSGGFKDISPDDLTRLFVGIVLADFHVRHTIGLDPTWDDDEIQRHTKLAVGIFLAGIRLPPD; encoded by the coding sequence ATGAGAGACGAGCGGAAAGCGGTCCCCGGTAAACCCCAGGCACGTGGAATTGCCCGCAGGGCCGCCATGCTCAGGGCGGCGACGGAACTGTTCCTGGAGAAGGGATTCGAACGCACCAGCCTGAGCGATATCGTCGATCGCTCCAAGGGGTCCCGCAGTACTCTTTATGAGTATTTCGGCAATAAGGAAGGCCTGCTGCGGGCCATGGTCGAGGACACTGCCGCCATGATGCGTCAGAACGTCGGCATCGACAGCGTTGCGCAGGGCATGACCGAAGCCGGGCTGGTCGAACTGGGGGTTCGCTTCATCCGCGCCGTCCTGGCGCCGGATGTCGTCGCGGTCTATCGGATCGTGGCCAGCGAAGGCCGTTGGGTTTCGGGCATCGCCGAACTGTTCTATCAGGCGAGCGTCCAGGAACAGAAGAGCCGCCTATCCGACTGGTTCCGGCAGGCACGGTCTTCCGGGGGGTTCAAGGACATTTCCCCCGACGACCTGACGCGCCTTTTCGTCGGGATCGTCCTCGCCGACTTCCACGTTCGGCATACTATCGGCCTGGACCCAACCTGGGACGACGACGAGATTCAGCGCCATACCAAGCTGGCGGTGGGGATTTTCCTGGCCGGAATCAGGTTGCCGCCCGACTGA
- a CDS encoding phosphocholine cytidylyltransferase family protein, translating to MSFSDNMSKSSPAVILLVAGVGRRLDGAIPGPKVLLEFGGKTLLERHLDALMAHGVEDIGLTVGYQSDAIRREVARLGLEGRVRLIENPDFRLGSLVSLWVQAERLRCGRPVILMDGDVLYDPAMIGRLLAAPAENVLLLDREIEPGDEPVKICLRNERIVDFRKKPEHAHDWHGESVGFFRFSPAMAILLADRCARYVEQGQTGLEYEEAIRDLILAEPERFAATDISDLSWTEIDFVDDVTKARETVLPRLAALSPD from the coding sequence ATGAGTTTCAGCGATAACATGTCGAAATCTTCCCCGGCCGTCATCCTGCTGGTCGCCGGTGTCGGCCGCAGACTGGATGGCGCGATTCCCGGCCCCAAGGTGCTGCTGGAATTCGGGGGCAAGACCCTGCTGGAGCGCCATCTGGACGCCCTGATGGCCCATGGCGTCGAGGATATCGGGCTGACCGTCGGCTATCAGAGCGACGCCATCCGGCGGGAAGTGGCGCGGCTGGGCCTGGAAGGCCGGGTCCGCCTGATCGAAAACCCCGATTTCCGGCTGGGTAGCCTGGTATCGTTATGGGTGCAGGCCGAACGGCTGCGGTGCGGTCGTCCGGTGATCCTGATGGATGGTGACGTGCTGTACGATCCGGCCATGATCGGCCGCTTGCTGGCCGCTCCGGCCGAAAACGTGCTGCTGCTGGACCGCGAGATCGAGCCGGGCGACGAGCCGGTGAAGATCTGCTTGCGGAACGAACGGATCGTCGACTTCCGCAAGAAGCCCGAGCATGCCCATGACTGGCACGGGGAATCGGTCGGTTTCTTCCGCTTCTCTCCCGCCATGGCGATTCTGCTGGCCGACCGTTGTGCCCGGTATGTGGAACAGGGGCAGACCGGCCTGGAATACGAGGAAGCGATCCGCGACCTGATCCTGGCCGAACCCGAGCGGTTCGCCGCCACCGACATCAGCGACCTTTCATGGACCGAGATCGATTTTGTCGACGATGTGACCAAGGCTCGTGAAACCGTCCTGCCACGTTTAGCGGCGCTGTCGCCTGACTGA
- a CDS encoding alpha/beta fold hydrolase codes for MSAMVPRSGVWAAMTAGLGAACLLLAGCGAYFLPRQQKASAMAAAAGWDYRLLTAGPFALASATGPSAQGSQTLTVYLEGDGLAFLGNGRSSPDPTPNDPYGLRLALSHPGGQAAYLGRPCQYSLVAACTPRYWTSHRYAPEVIAAVGDALSQLKRRTGARRLILVGYSGGGALAALLAARRDDVAALVTIAANLDLGEWTRREGLTPLWGSEDPATQAAALRGLPQVHLVGGRDEVVPPYVMRSFLAKMGPGATPAMELPEFGHDCCWADDWGRLARLPAITALPGWRSP; via the coding sequence ATGAGCGCCATGGTGCCGCGATCGGGCGTCTGGGCCGCGATGACGGCGGGTCTCGGCGCGGCCTGCCTGCTGCTGGCCGGTTGCGGCGCGTATTTCCTGCCGCGCCAGCAGAAGGCCTCGGCCATGGCGGCGGCGGCCGGCTGGGACTACCGGCTCCTGACGGCGGGGCCGTTCGCCCTGGCCAGCGCCACAGGTCCATCGGCCCAGGGCAGCCAGACCCTGACCGTCTATCTCGAGGGCGACGGTCTGGCCTTTCTGGGCAATGGCCGGAGCTCCCCCGATCCCACCCCCAATGATCCCTACGGCCTGCGACTGGCCTTGTCCCATCCCGGGGGACAGGCCGCCTATTTGGGCCGGCCGTGCCAGTATTCCCTGGTCGCGGCCTGTACCCCCCGGTACTGGACCAGCCACCGCTATGCCCCCGAAGTCATCGCGGCCGTCGGCGATGCGCTGTCGCAGTTGAAGCGACGAACCGGCGCGCGGCGGCTGATCCTGGTGGGGTATTCCGGCGGCGGCGCCCTGGCCGCGCTGCTGGCGGCCAGACGGGACGACGTGGCGGCCCTGGTCACCATCGCCGCCAATCTGGACCTGGGGGAATGGACCCGGCGCGAGGGGCTCACGCCGCTATGGGGCTCGGAAGACCCGGCAACCCAGGCCGCCGCCCTGCGGGGGCTTCCCCAGGTCCACCTGGTGGGGGGCCGCGACGAGGTCGTTCCGCCCTATGTGATGCGCTCGTTTCTGGCCAAGATGGGACCGGGAGCGACACCCGCCATGGAACTGCCCGAATTCGGGCACGATTGCTGCTGGGCCGACGACTGGGGCCGTCTCGCCCGCCTGCCGGCCATCACCGCGTTGCCCGGCTGGCGATCACCGTGA
- a CDS encoding CDP-alcohol phosphatidyltransferase family protein codes for MMGGSWTHRLARPLVRPLVGTGVTPNHITTLRLITGLMAAAALLPGDSEWTWWGGWLWLLSAFLDRADGELARIGNMATPEGRAWDCLVDNIVNPVFFVAIGVGLRNSSLGDWAIVLGLIAGVSLFLCGHWSEVLEQRQNLTVKAYSGAFGFDIDDLLYLFAPLAWLNWLLPILVGAAIGATLMALLTGWRLRRLIAVQALQTGEAGDAA; via the coding sequence ATGATGGGTGGTTCGTGGACGCATCGACTGGCCCGCCCGCTGGTCCGCCCGCTGGTTGGCACCGGGGTCACCCCCAATCACATCACCACCCTTCGCCTGATCACCGGCCTGATGGCCGCCGCCGCGCTGTTGCCGGGGGATTCCGAGTGGACGTGGTGGGGCGGCTGGCTATGGCTGCTTTCGGCTTTTCTCGATCGGGCCGACGGCGAACTGGCGCGCATCGGCAACATGGCGACGCCGGAAGGCCGGGCTTGGGATTGTCTGGTCGACAACATCGTCAATCCGGTGTTCTTCGTCGCCATTGGCGTCGGCCTGCGCAACTCCTCCCTGGGGGATTGGGCCATTGTCCTCGGCCTGATCGCCGGTGTGTCGCTGTTCCTCTGCGGCCACTGGTCGGAAGTCCTGGAGCAGCGGCAGAACCTGACCGTCAAGGCCTATTCCGGTGCCTTCGGCTTCGACATCGACGATCTGCTGTATCTGTTCGCGCCGCTGGCCTGGCTGAACTGGCTGCTGCCGATCCTGGTCGGCGCGGCCATCGGAGCGACGCTGATGGCGCTGCTGACCGGATGGCGTCTTCGCCGGCTGATCGCCGTCCAGGCCCTTCAGACCGGTGAAGCCGGTGACGCCGCCTGA
- a CDS encoding ABC transporter ATP-binding protein — MSPSCGTNTSSSDSTVISLHRVSKSFPASRKGGGVKAALYSLLRRRPERIAARHVVLEDISLDIGRGEAVGIFGPNGCGKTTLLALMAGVTRPCAGQVRVSGRVVPLLKLGAGFHPDLSGRDNVLLNGVLLGLRRREVAARFDEIVEFAGLEDYIDEPVYTYSSGMVARLGFSVAVNADPGIILLDETLAVGDVEFRRRCEERLRRLNADGVTLVIVSNLVDDILANCRRMIAVGRHRITHDGPPGDVLAALGLLPPAADSLP; from the coding sequence ATGTCACCCTCCTGCGGAACGAACACCTCGTCATCTGACAGCACGGTCATCAGCCTTCACAGGGTCAGCAAGAGCTTTCCCGCCAGCCGGAAGGGCGGTGGCGTCAAGGCCGCGCTGTACTCCCTGCTGCGGCGACGGCCGGAGCGGATTGCGGCCCGCCACGTGGTGCTGGAGGATATCTCCCTCGACATCGGCAGGGGCGAGGCGGTCGGGATCTTCGGCCCCAATGGCTGCGGCAAGACCACCCTTCTCGCCCTGATGGCCGGCGTGACCCGGCCCTGCGCCGGCCAGGTCCGGGTGAGCGGACGGGTCGTGCCCCTGCTGAAACTCGGTGCCGGCTTCCATCCCGACCTTTCCGGCCGCGACAACGTGCTGCTCAACGGCGTGCTGCTGGGGCTGCGGCGCCGCGAGGTGGCCGCGCGCTTCGACGAGATCGTGGAATTCGCCGGGCTGGAAGATTACATCGACGAGCCCGTCTACACCTATTCCTCGGGCATGGTCGCCCGGCTGGGTTTTTCGGTGGCCGTCAATGCCGATCCGGGCATCATCTTGCTGGACGAAACCCTGGCGGTGGGGGACGTGGAGTTTCGCCGCCGCTGCGAGGAGCGGCTGCGCCGCCTCAATGCCGACGGGGTCACCCTGGTCATCGTCAGCAATCTGGTGGATGACATCCTGGCCAATTGCCGGCGGATGATCGCTGTGGGCCGGCACCGCATCACCCATGACGGGCCGCCGGGAGATGTCCTGGCGGCATTGGGCCTGCTGCCGCCGGCGGCGGATTCCCTGCCATGA
- a CDS encoding autotransporter outer membrane beta-barrel domain-containing protein, with product MAGSKVMAAGTYNSTNSVASPQVSQQSSSQTATQISSRISQAVSGATGGTGATGGFGSGGGTGGGTGGFGSGSGGGTGGTGGGSGVGGSSQGSSLDDGVIGRSAGSADKAFGLWFNVGTARASDTHAFESFHGTIATFVGGADYRVNDKMLVGMAVGYEMARITTTFNNGAMTADNAAIAPYFGYSFNDYLSLDATVGYAFVNYGLTRNSGAIKGSTDGGRVFSSTNITAHTSLDNWQLSSGLGYLYLLEHQGSYTEVGVGGNAVSAVNIRLGQLRSVNKIGYLEKTEWGSIMPYLLVRPEYDVSKTPASLLDAATSTKATGDRFGTTFGLGLGMNIGDDSSVTLEGTTSQFRRYLGMDGLSGTIRLAF from the coding sequence ATGGCCGGTTCAAAGGTCATGGCTGCCGGCACCTATAACTCCACCAACTCGGTCGCTTCACCCCAGGTGTCGCAGCAGTCGTCATCCCAAACCGCGACGCAGATTTCGTCGCGGATCAGTCAGGCGGTGTCCGGCGCGACGGGCGGTACCGGCGCCACCGGCGGCTTTGGTTCCGGCGGCGGCACCGGTGGCGGCACGGGCGGCTTCGGTTCCGGTTCCGGTGGCGGTACCGGCGGTACTGGTGGCGGAAGTGGTGTTGGAGGCTCGTCCCAGGGCAGTTCCCTCGACGACGGCGTGATCGGCCGCTCGGCCGGTTCCGCCGACAAGGCGTTCGGGCTGTGGTTCAATGTCGGAACGGCGCGGGCCAGCGACACTCACGCCTTCGAGTCGTTCCACGGCACCATCGCCACCTTCGTGGGCGGCGCCGATTACCGCGTGAACGACAAGATGTTGGTGGGAATGGCGGTCGGCTATGAAATGGCCCGCATCACCACCACGTTCAACAACGGCGCCATGACCGCCGACAATGCGGCGATCGCCCCCTATTTCGGCTATTCGTTCAACGACTATCTGAGCCTGGATGCCACGGTCGGCTACGCTTTCGTCAATTACGGGCTGACCCGCAACAGCGGCGCGATCAAGGGCAGCACCGATGGCGGCCGTGTTTTCTCGTCCACCAATATCACGGCGCACACCAGCCTGGACAACTGGCAGCTGAGCTCCGGGCTTGGCTATCTGTATCTCCTCGAGCACCAAGGCAGCTATACCGAAGTGGGAGTCGGGGGGAACGCGGTCTCGGCGGTGAACATCCGCCTCGGGCAGTTGCGCTCGGTCAACAAGATCGGCTACCTGGAGAAGACGGAATGGGGCTCGATCATGCCCTATCTGCTGGTGCGCCCCGAGTATGACGTCAGCAAGACTCCGGCGTCCCTGCTCGACGCCGCGACCAGCACCAAGGCCACCGGCGACCGCTTCGGGACGACGTTCGGCCTGGGCCTGGGCATGAACATTGGTGACGACAGCTCCGTCACCCTCGAAGGCACCACCAGCCAGTTCCGCCGCTACCTGGGCATGGATGGACTTTCGGGCACCATCCGTCTGGCATTCTGA
- a CDS encoding 2-aminoethylphosphonate--pyruvate transaminase, with protein sequence MTQPAILLTPGPLTTRPETRQAMLRDWGSRDEAFIALTAEMRQRLLALVHGEGSHVAVPLQGSGTFIVEATIATLVGPADRLLVLVNGAYGERMAAMGHRLNRQVETLSWNEDQPVDPARVGRALADDPSITHVAMVHCETTTGLLNPLAEIAAIVLGHGKALLVDAMSSFGALPIDLRRHPATAIMASSNKCLEGVPGLGFALIDRRALAAARNVCPSLSLDLCDQWRGFEANGQWRFTPPVQVVAALVAALRHLEAEGGPPARLRRYQENFATLAAGMTGLGFRLFLAPAVQAPIIATFHSPAEGWFRFEDFYRALAGRGFLIYPGKLSRADSFRIGCIGAIDPADFQRLLAAVADIVGEMKAA encoded by the coding sequence ATGACCCAGCCCGCCATCCTGCTGACCCCGGGACCGCTGACGACCCGCCCGGAAACCCGCCAGGCCATGCTGCGCGATTGGGGGTCGCGCGACGAGGCCTTCATCGCCCTGACGGCGGAGATGCGCCAAAGGCTGCTGGCCTTGGTCCATGGCGAGGGCAGCCATGTGGCGGTACCGTTGCAGGGCAGCGGCACCTTCATCGTCGAGGCGACCATCGCCACCCTGGTCGGGCCGGCCGACCGGCTGCTGGTGCTGGTCAACGGAGCCTATGGCGAGCGGATGGCCGCCATGGGCCACCGCCTGAACCGGCAGGTGGAGACCCTGTCCTGGAATGAGGATCAGCCGGTCGACCCCGCCCGCGTCGGCCGGGCGCTGGCCGATGATCCGTCCATCACCCATGTGGCGATGGTCCATTGCGAGACCACGACCGGACTGCTCAATCCCCTAGCCGAGATTGCCGCAATCGTCCTCGGTCACGGCAAGGCGCTGCTGGTGGACGCCATGAGCAGCTTCGGCGCCCTGCCCATCGATCTTAGGCGCCATCCGGCCACCGCGATCATGGCCTCCAGCAACAAATGCCTGGAGGGGGTGCCGGGGCTGGGCTTCGCCCTGATCGACAGGCGGGCGCTGGCCGCCGCCCGGAATGTCTGCCCGTCCCTCAGCCTCGATCTTTGCGACCAGTGGCGCGGCTTCGAAGCCAACGGACAATGGCGCTTCACTCCGCCGGTCCAGGTGGTGGCGGCGCTGGTCGCCGCATTGCGCCATCTGGAGGCCGAAGGTGGTCCGCCGGCCCGGCTGCGGCGCTATCAGGAGAATTTCGCCACCCTGGCGGCCGGCATGACCGGGCTTGGATTCCGGCTGTTCCTCGCCCCCGCCGTGCAGGCGCCCATCATCGCCACCTTCCACAGCCCGGCCGAGGGCTGGTTCAGGTTCGAGGATTTCTACCGGGCCTTGGCCGGGCGGGGATTCCTGATCTATCCCGGCAAGCTCAGTCGGGCCGATAGCTTCCGTATCGGCTGTATCGGTGCTATCGATCCGGCCGATTTCCAGCGCCTGCTGGCAGCCGTCGCGGACATCGTCGGCGAAATGAAGGCCGCGTGA